A segment of the Cinclus cinclus chromosome 3, bCinCin1.1, whole genome shotgun sequence genome:
CATTTGTAACATCATACCCGAGATAATTCTTACTGAAGATCAACATCAAAAAACCTGCTTTTCAGCAGCAAGGATTTTCTAGTGGTGCACGTATGACAGAAAGCCTCTCCTAGAGCATCGTTGCTTCAATTCCTTGTATCCCATACCTTCAacacaaatgtaaaaataagaGGGCTGATCACACAAATGTATGCATAATATTCTTTTAAGCAGCTTCTTTGTAATTTAATTAAGCTGGTCACTTTAACTTCATAGATGGACATTCTcttggagacaaaaaaaaaaaaaaactacattgCAACCTAAACACCTGTGCCTCTCATAGGTAATTTCAAACTTGAAACTCTTGCAAAAAGTTCAAAGGCTGAGGGAAAGTATTAATCTCAGGAATGGAAAAATACATACTTCACAGGTAAGGATATCTTTTTGTATCTCTATCTGCTGCAGAAATACTAGCCATTCCTAAAGATAGAAAAGATTCAAACATACCTTTACAGTGACCCAAATCCTGATTTGCAAGGTAGAAATCTGAAATGCCATCATACTATTTAATGGTAATTGAGTCAAACACAACAAGGACTCTCGTCTCCTGCATTCTTTCTCTTTAGTTGAACACTGAAGTTAGGCCTGTTGTGATGACAATGCTATTTTGTAACCTTACCTCTGAGGACTGGCATTTTTTGCTGTCTGTTGTTGGAGAAGAATATAAATGTGAAACAGACAGGTTAAACAGAATACATTAATAGAATGCTATCCAAAAATATACAATGTGAGAATATGGGGACCAGATATTTGTGATAATCCTTTCTGCAGACCCCAAGTTATTCCCACCACCAACATGACTCTATCAAACAGAAAAGCCAACTGTTGAGAGAGCAAATATTCATTtagagggaaaagaaatagtTATCAGAGTTCTGGAAGTATATTGCAGACTATTATGCACACTTAACAGCAGTTTTGAACCTGTACTGAAACCAGATTAGTCTCAAGAGGAAATAATTATTAAAGAGAGGCGAAAATGATTAATTATTACAAATTAAGACACAGACTTGTTTTGCTGCTCTTGTAGAAACCTGGACTGTAGGTGATACCTACATAAAATGCCCAGGGGCATCTaaaagtgtttgaagaaaaatttaGCATGGGGACTTTGAGTAGGAGAACAGAAGAATATGAATAAATTCCAGTCAGTATAGAACTGTATCTTTGAATTCATGCTTTTATAAAAGAGATGATAAAATCACTAGTCAGACTAAAGTACACTGCTGGTTTTCAAATCATCTTTTATAATACTGATGTAATATCCAAAAGGTAAATTTTGACAATGATTAAAAATCCATCCTATCATGAACAGCATGCAGTTCATTGGAATATAGCTCTCTGAACATGACTATGTTCCAGATGATTAaagatttcttcttctgtttctgGAGTGAGCTGTATATTATCTTTGATTGGAGACAAAGGATCTGACTTTCTACAAGAAGGAAGTTTTTCATACtctctgcacaaaaaaaaaaaaaaaacaaaaacaaacaaacaaaaacaaaaccaaagaatgTTATGAGCATTTTGTGTTTCTAACCACAGGCCTATAAGAATATACAGgttaaaacaaagcaagacCCCTCACCTAGCTACCCACTCCATCTCTGGAtaagtacaaaataaaaatttctgatGTAAAGTTTTAATTTCAATACAACTGAACAACTTCCCTGAAAGTGCCAGAATGACAGCTGTTACCTTTATTTATCAAAGACTGTATATACCCCATCCTACATTGGGTTGTACATGCTTTCTTAACATTTAAGTCTTCTGAATAAGCATAATTTTATATGTATCTCCTGTGAGCCTTGACATTAAGGCAGAACAGATTAGTATCCTACATGATTTATTTGCCATAAGGTAATGTAATTGTTAAAACATAAGGCTAATTTAGAAACATCttaaaatttggggaaaaaataagagCTAAGCAAGTTgtagcagcaaaaaaaaataaaaaatcccaatttgTGAAAtatgttgagaaaaaaaatcccctaaaaccCAGTAAACTATTGCTTACATAAAAGTAATGGATAAATATACATCCACAGTATAAATACCCAGAGGTTACAAACCAACCAAAATTGGATGGATAACATGTACATGGTGGGAGCCAATTATTGCAGCCATCAGTAGAGAGTGCTACCTAGGCTCACACTGTTCTAATCTGCCTGTATTCTGATAAATCCAAATTTATgaatttcttctctgtgagcACCCCTGGTTAGACATTGTCAAATAGAGGCCAAGCAATAAATACATAAGCACTTTCACTTCCTCCTTGAAACTGTCAGTCATTCTTACACCCCAAAAAGGAAGATAATAAAAAGGTAAGATTTCTAAAAATGTAAATACcataagtaattttttaaacagaaaccGGTTTTGTGTTTATAATAACCTACCCTACAGCCCAAACTTACTAAAATACATTCATCTGAATTAACACATGCTCACCAATATCAACATTTACTGCTCAGTGCAAAGAATACTTTTGTCCTACTCACATTTAATTTCAAGttagtgaaaataattttatttaaataagacTTATTTATTCAAAGTTGAGATTGTTACTTAAAGCTGGGAAAACTTCAACACCTGGAGTTTTTATCTGAGTCCATGGAGATAGTGTAAGTTAGAATATCTATACTTCatgttcagttttattttttttttaaataataatcgCCCTTGAAGCTATTTGCAGAAACTTCAAGTTAGACAAGTATCTCCACAAGGAAAAGTAACAGCATTTTATAATGTGCAAGAATGTCTCTTGTAACCAGGTACTCCAGCTAACAGAAATATTCCATCAATTAACCATCATCTTGAAAGCAGAACACTTCTGACAATCAGCCATTCCAAATGTGAGGGAAACAGAGTTAAATAGAAGCAGTCTTGTACTCAATTAAGTTTAGCAACTTTAATGCAGCTTTTGCATTTAGCTCAAGAAATTACTTTTCGTGTTTGATGGCAAACAATGGCAATGATTTTCATATCAACTATGATAAACTAAATGTAATTATCAATAAAATTCAGTAAGTGAATTTTAGCTGAGAGTTTTTCTTGGttacaaaggaaaatgtaattatAAGAACATATTTACCAAACACCATGCTTCATATTTACATCAAGCTTAGGAAGCTATAAATTGTATGTAGAAAATATCCAATCTTGCACTGTTATCGTTATGAATTGTATGGAGAACGTGTGTAGAGATTGCTTTGAAAATTGTTGCTTTGGGAAAAAAGCATGCAGTGTACTAAGAAAAGGGTTAAAACAACTCACCTTTTAAACTGGAAGCTTTTCCAGAATTCACCAATAGTGGATTGCAGCCCCAGCTTATTTTCAGTATCACAGTCCTTTCTCTTCTGCACAGGTGACAGTTTCCTGCTTAGTCCACTTACTTTCGCTCGTATCAATGGCTTGAGCTTTGTTACCATATGTGACCTTTTATTACTGGATTTATGTAATCCAGGAACCTGTGGGATTTTAATATACCAGTACACATAGTTAATATGCTAACCTGCAAGCAATAGATATCACACTGCAAAACTTAtaatcaaaaaaataaagtgttttatACTGTGTTGAGATAATGCAACCTGAAATGCCGCAAAGTATATTTAGATAATCTAAAACCTAAAAAATGGCATTTCAAACACAAGTCATACTGTAGCTCTAAGAACTGACAAATCAGCTTCCATAAGTCTTCATGTTAAGGTTATAAATACTTATTTCTTTTGagtgcaatttttaaaatctactgaatatttattttttcatctgtttgaaGACTACTTGTTATGCTGTCATGCAGTGCCATCCTTTAGAATTTTAAGAGAAAACTCTCTGGTATCACTCCCTGTGACACTCAGATTTCATGAAGATGGATCCATAAGCAAGAGCACAGGTAACAGTATGATGACCCCAAGGATCATTAGACCTCCAGCTGGGCCTTCTTATCCAGTTTCTATACCAGGAGCTCAGAAAAGCAGTGCTTGGCCAGAATCTCTCTCTCTTAAATGCAACCAGACTTAAGCTGGAACATCTCAGCAGCCTTTTCTTCAAAGGGAATTCATAGCTTAGATCTTTCTGAAACATAACAGCATTTTGCCATTCCCCCACCACACACACACGTTTGTTATACATTATTTTGCACCTCAAAtactgtgtttggttttggtccCTATCTACAAGAAATACATTGAGACACTAGAACGAGTCCAAAGAGTGACAAtagagctggtgaagggtctggagcccaAGTCTGATgatgagcagctgagggagctggtggtgcatagcctgaagaaaaggagggcCAGGGGCAACCTTATCACTTTCTACAACTGCATGAAGGGAAGGTGTAGCTAGGTGGGGCTTGGCCACTTCTTCCAGACAGCTAGGAATAGGACatgaggaaatggcctcaagttgcaccaggggaggtttagattggatagtaggaaaaatttcttcctgcaAAGGGTTgtaaagcattggaacaggctgcccagagaagtgacAGGATCACAATTACTGTAAGTGTTCAAAACTGTGTAGATATGGCACTTCAGGATACAGTACAATGGTGAATGTGGTAGTGCTGGGTTGACAGCTAAACCTGACTGCAAAGGCATTTTCCAACCATAATGATTCTATTATTTAAAtgacattaatattaattattaattatgcTACCTAAATATATTAACCAGATCTTGGTATtccaaggagggaaaaaaagtgtttagaACATAAGCTAAAAATTGGAACAAAAATACtaggaagaataaaataaaatcttaaacCCACCTGCTTTATAGTATTTTGCTCTTCATCTATCACCTCAGTCTTTTTGCAACATGTGAAGTCACCCAAGTCCTACATATCATTGTAGTACTGAATTATGTAAGAGCTATAACTTAATTTAGCTAACCCAAAAGTAGGCAAAGCTGCATGGTGAACACCTGTTAAGAAATTTAAATCCAGAGCAGAATGCTCTTTTCCATTATCAGTATTAGCCTCTTTGCTGGGCTCACAGCAACTGTGAAAAATAATTAGCAGTAAAAACCACAGCTGAAATAGtatcacagaaaaagaaaaaccttgaGGTCTTAGGGAGCTTGGTATCACATAGGCATTTTTAGTAAAAAGCTTCTACTAGTTTTGACATTAAAATTGAATAGGTAGCACTTCACATTTTGGATTGGAACAGTAAGAACTGAATTTTTCAGATTGCCTCCCCCAGTTATTAAATTTCTCTAAGTAAACCTACATAACTGATATTCAGCTTactaaaatcagaataaattatGCATTGCATGATTAACTGCTTCTTCCCTAAATCAGGAACCAATTTTCCCCTTTGGTATCTTCTACTGTATTTAACATCGGCAAGCACTTCCCTCGTTTTATACTTGTTAGGATGTTTATTAGGATCCTGCAAGACTTTAATAAATTCTAAAAGAAAACTTGAGCCAAAAGTGGTGCTCCTTATCTCTACCTTCCCTTGCATATGGTCTACAACTCACTGGGTCCAAGAGTCTGCATGGGCTCAAGTTACAATATGACTGAGTTGGTGGTTGTGGTTGTCAGGTTACTTTTTGGCCAAGCCAGTTTTCTGATGTAATTCTTGATAATTATTAATACCAGCACATAAAGGAAGAAGAGATAATTTATGGCCATGAAAATAAATGGTGGAAACCCTCCCACTAGCCACTTGCTTTAAACTAACCCTATGGTCCTCACAGATTTTCAGCagtttttgtttcctgaagGGCTCCAAGCttggagttttatttttatatgatgCTTATATTACATCAGTACCTCCATAATGTGATCCCCTAATATTTCATATATTAATTCTCCCAAATATACCCTCTAAGTTGAGCAAAATAATGTAAAACATATTAAACACAGTCTTAAATCCAAAGCATTAAGATTTCTGAATGCCGGGACaatttccttgctcagtcttgttgaggaaaagcaggaaaaatgttAATGTTCCAAAATACAAATTAACTTTTTCCTTAACAAATAAGTTCCTAATGATGACCACAAGATGTCACTATTTCACAAAACACACAATATTCTTGTCTGGCCTGGAGAGAAGCTTGTGATTTTTAGTCTGCCTACAAGAAAACTTTGTAGAGGGCATACATAGAAGGATGAAAACATCTGCCTCTTACTTACTCATCTTTTGGCCAATTCCAATGCCAACAGCTAAGGAGTCAGAGCTGTTAAAAGTCTTAGAAGTCTTTATTAACGAGACAAATATATTAAGCTCTCAGAAATGTTCCAGAGACAAAGAACATAAGTTTATTCTTAGACATCCAAGCAAACACAGAGAAGTCAAATTACAGTTGTATCTTGTGACTGTATCTGGATTGTAAGCATTATTGCAATTTACATCATAAAACCTGAAGTGGGTTTTCTTGGCTTACTTTACACCTAAGTGTTTAAAATCCCCAAGCAATTTGCAGCTCTTATCAATCATAAGTGGTTACATTTCACCCCAGCTCCAAGGTAGATGAACAAGAATACAGCTTTGTCTTGCCAACATTTGCATTGCTCAAGTCTTTCATTACAAGTTCCAAAATGTAGAAACAAATTTTCAGAGTTTAGGGAAGctcaaaaagttaaaagaatTCTTACCTTGGTCTTTatgattgtattttttttgttagtttgaacagcagaaagcagcagagaccGAGAATCAGATTCCTTCAAGAGAAAATTGATCTGGTTTTAAAACAGGTTGTCTTTTCCTAAACATAATATATGTTTTCATATCTACATGTATATACTTTAAGCTACAATGTTTCCAGCAGTTCTAAGAACTCATACAAAAACCTGGGCTTATAGCAAGCAACACTACAAAGGCATGCATATGCTTCTGAAAGCACTTCAGGGTATAAAAGTAGAGAACAAAAGGTTACCTACCAAGTGTTTTCATGCGGCACTGCAGTGATAACAGCAGAAAGATTCAAGACAAAGTAAAACCAGAGAACAGAATTCTATTTAAGCTAGTATGTCAATCCATTCTATACAATTATGTTAAGCATTGACATGAATAtgatcattctgtgattctagtTAGAGACAAGTTTTGTTAGCACAAACTTCATAATCTGTGGGGCACTATTCTGAAAAGGAGACTTTACTCCATAATTTCTTTTGTAAGttaaagggaaaacaaatgcTGAAACAATGTCTAATTTTCTTACCTTTGCACCTGAGCTGTTGTTGGACACTTGAAGGATTTCTGAAGACTCCAAACTGCATTCTGACGGTTCACAAGACCCATGAGACTCTGATGACTGTTCCAGTTCTATTAAGGGGGAGGACTCCTCCAATTCATCACACACTGCCCCATTAATCTGATCTTCCTGGGATACAATGCAGTTGTTTCTGTGCTGGTGAAACTGCTGTGAAAATACAGCATGAGATGGACCAAGATTTCCCGAGTTACTTTTGAGGCTGCTAAACCACTGGGAacaacttttctgcttttctccaggaGGTGTAAAGACAATCTGTGATGATGTTTCTAcattttcagaaactgaaaaatctcCAGCTATATGTTTTACTTCCTGTTTCTGGCAATCCTGCCCAGCATGTTGAATTAGATCATCATCTTTCTTCTTTGCTCTACTGTCAAACATAACTGCATCATTGcagaaaaacctaaaaaagaaaaaaaaatgtgaaggcAAGGGGGAAGAAAGCTACGCAAATGAGTATGTCCTCACCAATCATTGTCTCTATCcatcacttttattttcaatgcATACTTGCAGGCAAATTATTTTGGTAATGGGAAGTCTCTCAGGGagacatgcagaaaaaaaaaaaaccaaacagtaaAAAGCATGTAAAAATGTCATTGTTTGACTGAAATACTAAAAAGATTCTTCACCTGAAAGGGAAACATCTAGAAATcctacaaaatttaaaaatacattaattaatgACAATAAAGCTAGTAGTGAAATACTTCGGCACCACTTATCAAGGAAAATACAACCctattactttttttctatGCTATAGCAGCAGATCCTGAGATTACTGAGCACAGATTTAGAAAAGAACCTCTCACCAGTGACTGCTCTTGATTTTcgatgcaataaaaaaaaaaaacttccaaaaacTTTCAGTTCAGAAATGTGTGCTTTAAAACTAAGGTATTAAGACTGCTCTGTAAAACTGCCCTGCTCAAAAATATTCAGATTATTTAAGATAAAAATTACAGAATGATAGACTTAATTGTGATaatgttttgtaaaacaaattaaagtAGTTGTGGCCaaacgtaaaaaaaaaaatccccaaactaaCAAAGTCCCTGTTCtcaaagtgctgctgcagagatcAGCAGCATCAGCTGAATGGGCTGGGATAAGAATAGGTACTTGTCAGAGTATAAGCAGGTTTAGCtttactgaaacaaacaaaaagccctgtCAACTTAAGTCGATGTGTTAATTAACAGCTTACATGTTTGCCACAAAGTAGCtaccctggaaaaaaaatcccagccaaTTCCTAATTAACTTTGATATCCAAAGATATTGCATATTCTCTTGAGAGCGACTAAATTGATcacagagctggagcacctctcctataaAGACAGGATAAGAAAGTCAGGGctgttcagcctagagaagaaaaggctccagggagaccttataGCACCTTGCAGTACCTACAGGAGAGCCTACAggacagctggagagggacttttcacaagggcatgtagtgacaggacaagaaggaaTGATCTTAAGTTGAAGGAGGTTGAAATtagatactgggaagaaattcttcactgtgtgGTGAATGTGAGTGTGGTGgcacactggaacaggttgcccagagaagttgcagatgcctcatccctggaagtgctcaggaTCAAGCTGGATGGATCTCTGATCAGTCTGGTCTAATGAAAGGCGTCCTGACAATGTCAGGGGGGCTGGAACAATATGAttttaaggtcccctccaaaCCAAACAATTCTACGATTCTCTCATGAATCAGTCTCAGTCTTCACTTCTGCAGTAAAAAATGAACATTATCTGTCTCACAAATATACAATACAGTTGCATAAAAAAGTTTGAGGTAGCATTTTTACCATGTTCAGTATTCAGGCTATTTTAGCAACCAGGACAGCAAATAGTATTTTGCTGCTTATAAAAACATGTGACATAAGCATACCTGCTTCTTGTTCCTGGAACAATTACAGCAtccttctctttgtttttcctttgtaaaaaGGAAGCAAATTTATTTCTAACTCTGGGTAGGGAGTTAGAGCTTTCTTGAGTGATGGAAATTCCTGGAGAATCATAGCTTTGTATTGCTGACACACTCTTTTGTGCTTCACCATCAATATTCTCCTTCTtgattctttttgtttttgaaaatgaaTATTGCTTCAACAGATCTCCATCTGAGACTTCTTCTGAATCTAAAGACAATTTAAGCATCACTGAAGAAACACATTCTACATTTAACCAGTTATGAGATAACTAAAGATGACATATTTACTCTCACAGGCTTAAAAACATCACTAAGGTCTGGTAAGAAAACTATTGACAATAGAATTTAGATGCTTTTAACACCATTGTTTTCTAGTACATAGCCTCAAAAATAACTCAGTGATAAGGTAGATGGAATAAAGGCAGACAACTACAATGAAACCACATTTCATTTACAGGAAGGTTGCTAAACTACCTACAGACTTTGATAAGCGAGGGAATAGAAAGATACCAGGaataacaaaggaaaaacaaataaagcccCAGCAGTATaatcaaaaagcaaagaaatcagAGGAAAACACCTAACATAAAACACAACAGGAACAAAAGATTGCCTCCTATTACAAGACCACAGTTTTTTTGAGCACATATAACTCAGGTGGTATAGAAGACAAGGTATCACACATGCACTAGAGGAAGTGGCAAAGTTGGCATAAAGAACACCTATACAGGGGATAGAGGCAGCACAGTCTGAGTACAAAAAACATTCTTTATGTTTTCTGTCTGGCCTAATATCAATGCCAGGAAAGGACAGGCTGCTTTATCTTCTTCACAAACCATTTTATgacaaattaaaaccaaaactatATCAAAATACAGACTGTATTAAACATAACTTGAAACTGAAACCAGCAGTGTTTTATAGGAAACCTAAGAAAGTTAGAATCAAGTCCTGTTTAAAGTTTGCTGTCACCCTTAATCATTAACTATGCTTTAATATAATGGCTTGTTAATCTTGTAGCTTGTTGAAAACAGAATACAGACAATAACATTCAGGAGCTAAGCCTCTAAAGCCTTATACCATAAAGTACAAGataaaatcctttcttttcccacagCCTTCTACCATTACGCATATACTTAATATAAACATACCACTCCTTGGCCTTTTTGCCAAGAGTTCTTTGCCTGCAAGCTTTAGTCCTTTAACACTAATTATTTTCTCCATGCCTTTGGTTATtgttttctctgggaaatgCATTTTAGGAGGAGCAGGATCTTCAGTGGGGCCAAACTTGTATTCTCTGCTCCAAATGCTATTGACATGATTATCACGTTGGTCATTccagccacaacttctctgctgcacaggctacaaaaaataattaaaaaccaaGACACAGGTTTATAATCTTGCCTTCTGTATATGATTTCCTGACTTAGCATACAAGGAAGGAAATGTTGACATTTGTACATCCAGTGACATACTCCACATAAACCTTATTTTTTGTTCCCACAATTCTCATGCTTTTCATACTTTTTGTTGCGCTCCCATGATGGCTTCATTTCAATATGGCACAAGTGACTAACTGCCCATCTCAGACCaaatttaaagtttaaaattcaGTTCTATTCAGGAAACAATTTCAGATTATTCTTGGAAGAAATACAGAACTCTCTgagaattttctctttaaacCAGTTACTTCTGTAAACAGATTTAAAGCCTTACCAAAAAAGTCTGAAAGTAAAACAGATATTAAAGTCAAATGCCATGAAAAATAAGTCTTTACCTTTAAAAGGAGTGAGAATTATGTGTGTGGGAACAAACAGGTTCTGTAGTACCAGAATAGCTTTCACTGACAGTTCATTTGTGGATAGCATTCAATCACATTTTCCCATTAACATTCAGATTCACATCAAATTCTTAATATCTAACTTCATAATAAAGACATTACCTGTGCCATGTCGGGGTTATAATTATCAA
Coding sequences within it:
- the EXO1 gene encoding exonuclease 1, whose translation is MGIQGLLQFIKEAAEPSHVKKYKGLTVAVDTYCWLHKGAYACAEKLARGEPTDLYVAFCMKLVHMLLSFGIKPILVFDGCTLPSKKEVEKARRERRQASLLKGKQLLQEGRLSEARECFGRSVNITHAMAHEVIKAARAQGVDCIVAPYEADAQLAYLNKIGMVQAIITEDSDLLAFGCKKVFLKIDKFGNGLEIDQTRLGNCKQLGNVFTEEKFRYMCILSGCDYLPSIHGIGLAKACKLLKIANNPDIIKVIKKMGQYLKTNITVPEEYIQGFTRANNTFLYQLVFDPVNRKLVPLNAYGDDIDPETLTYAGRHVGDDTAFQIAIGNIDINTMEQIDNYNPDMAQPVQQRSCGWNDQRDNHVNSIWSREYKFGPTEDPAPPKMHFPEKTITKGMEKIISVKGLKLAGKELLAKRPRSDSEEVSDGDLLKQYSFSKTKRIKKENIDGEAQKSVSAIQSYDSPGISITQESSNSLPRVRNKFASFLQRKNKEKDAVIVPGTRSRFFCNDAVMFDSRAKKKDDDLIQHAGQDCQKQEVKHIAGDFSVSENVETSSQIVFTPPGEKQKSCSQWFSSLKSNSGNLGPSHAVFSQQFHQHRNNCIVSQEDQINGAVCDELEESSPLIELEQSSESHGSCEPSECSLESSEILQVSNNSSGAKVRKLDIESDSRSLLLSAVQTNKKNTIIKTKVPGLHKSSNKRSHMVTKLKPLIRAKVSGLSRKLSPVQKRKDCDTENKLGLQSTIGEFWKSFQFKREYEKLPSCRKSDPLSPIKDNIQLTPETEEEIFNHLEHSHVQRAIFQ